The Arachis hypogaea cultivar Tifrunner chromosome 16, arahy.Tifrunner.gnm2.J5K5, whole genome shotgun sequence genome contains a region encoding:
- the LOC112758608 gene encoding uncharacterized protein — MIIAAGPFTTTDNLFFEPLVEFSGEIPNSLGGLKNLNYLQLNNNSLTGLCPQSLSNIEGLTLVDLSYNNLSGSLPRIPARTLNLVLQTNQELDHDEKLSFRH; from the exons ATG ATTATTGCAGCAGGCCCTTTTACAACAACAGACAATTTATTTTTTGAGCCCCTTGTAGAATTTAGTGGCGAGATACCGAATTCTTTGGGAGGCCTCAAGAACCTGAATTATTT GCAGTTGAATAATAACAGCCTTACAGGACTGTGTCCTCAGTCTTTAAGCAACATAGAAGGTTTAACACTTGT AGACCTCTCCTACAATAATCTGAGTGGTTCCTTGCCAAGAATACCAGCAAGAACATTAAA TTTAGTGCTTCAAACAAATCAAGAGCTTGATCATGATGAAAAGCTAAGTTTCCGACATTAG